A region from the Musa acuminata AAA Group cultivar baxijiao chromosome BXJ1-10, Cavendish_Baxijiao_AAA, whole genome shotgun sequence genome encodes:
- the LOC104000917 gene encoding arginine biosynthesis bifunctional protein ArgJ, chloroplastic, whose amino-acid sequence MALALNHPLSLPASRFHRVKVCGTHAAPWHRLRVSATISPETVTASSYIPAAPIFLPEGPWTQIPGGVTAPKGFKAAGIYGGLRAKGDKPDLSLVTCEVDAVAAGTFTTNIVAAAPVIYCRNVLDTSTTARAVLINAGQANAATGDAGYQDTIECANALAELLHIRSEDVLLQSTGVIGHRIKKEALVNSLPRLVASLSSTVEGADSAAVAITTTDLVSKSVAVETKVGGIPIRVGGMAKGSGMINPNMATMLGVITTDALVTSGIWRDMVRTSVNRSFNQITVDGDTSTNDCVLALASGLSRSNCISSLNSNEALQLQACLDAVMQGLAKSIAWDGEGATCLIEVTVTGAGEEAEAAKIAHSVASSSLVKAAIYGRDPNWGRIACAVGYAGIRFNPNELHISLGDIPLMRDGQPLPFDRALASKYLRLAGESHGTVKIHVSVGNGQGCGKAWGCDLSYDYVKINAEYTT is encoded by the exons ATGGCTCTTGCTCTAAACCACCCGCTCTCGCTGCCGGCGTCTCGCTTCCATCGCGTTAAG GTTTGTGGAACCCACGCAGCTCCTTGGCATCGGCTTCGAGTTTCCGCCACCATCTCTCCGGAGACCGTTACGGCGTCGAGCTATATCCCCGCGGCTCCGATTTTTCTTCCCGAGGGACCGTGGACGCAG ATACCAGGTGGTGTTACAGCACCAAAAGGGTTTAAAGCTGCAGGCATATATGGTGGGCTGAGGGCAAAAGGAGATAAACCTGATTTATCTTTGGTGACATGTGAAGTTGATGCAGTTGCTGCTG GAACTTTTACTACCAACATTGTTGCAGCCGCGCCAGTTATCTATTGCAGAAATGTCCTGGACACCTCAACTACG GCACGTGCTGTATTAATTAATGCTGGTCAAGCAAATGCTGCTACA GGAGATGCAGGCTACCAGGACACCATAGAATGTGCAAATGCTCTTGCTGAG CTCCTTCACATTAGGTCAGAGGATGTCTTGCTTCAGTCCACAGGTGTTATTGGTCATCGGATAAAGAAG GAAGCTCTTGTTAATTCGCTTCCAAGACTTGTTGCTTCACTATCATCAACTGTTGAGGG GGCCGACTCTGCAGCTGTTGCCATTACTACAACTGACCTTGTAAGCAAGAGTGTAGCTGTTGAAACAAAG GTTGGAGGAATTCCTATAAGAGTTGGTGGAATGGCAAAAGGTTCAGGAATGATTAACCCAAACATGGCCACAATGCTTGGT GTTATAACAACTGATGCTTTGGTCACTAGTGGTATTTGGAGAGACATGGTGCGCACATCCGTTAATAGAAGTTTTAACCAAATCACC GTCGATGGAGATACAAGTACAAATGATTGTGTTCTTGCTTTGGCCAGTGGATTATCCAGGTCAAATTGTATTTCTTCTCTTAATAGCAATGAGGCTCTTCAACTTCAAGCGTGTCTGGATGCT GTCATGCAAGGTCTTGCAAAATCAATAGCTTGGGATGGGGAGGGCGCAACATGCTTGATTGAG GTTACTGTTACTGGTGCGGGTGAAGAGGCAGAAGCAGCAAAGATAGCCCACTCTGTGGCATCTTCTTCACTTGTCAAA GCTGCTATATATGGAAGAGATCCAAACTGGGGACGTATTGCATGTGCTGTTGGTTATGCGGGCATTCGTTTCAATCCAAATGAACTTCACATATCACTTGGAGATATTCCACTCATGAGAGATGGTCAGCCACTGCCATTTGACAG GGCTTTGGCTAGCAAGTATCTTAGGCTGGCTGGCGAATCCCACGGAACTGTTAAAATTCATGTATCTGTCG GGAATGGCCAGGGATGCGGAAAGGCTTGGGGTTGTGATCTCAGTTACGATTATGTCAAGATAAATGCCGAGTACACAACCTGA
- the LOC135595604 gene encoding actin-depolymerizing factor 7-like: protein MANAASGMAVNDDCKLKFLELKAKRTYRFIVFKIDEKLKQVIVETLGEPNLTYDDFTASLPANECRYAIYDFDFVTEENCQKSKIFFIAWSPDTSRVRSKMLYASSKDRFKRELDGIQVELQATDPTEMGLDVIRGRAN, encoded by the exons ATG GCTAATGCTGCATCAGGAATGGCAGTGAACGATGACTGCAAGTTGAAGTTCTTGGAGTTGAAGGCAAAGCGAACTTACCGTTTCATAGTCTTTAAGATCGATGAGAAGCTGAAGCAGGTCATCGTGGAGACGCTTGGCGAACCCAATTTGACATACGATGATTTTACCGCCAGTCTTCCTGCAAATGAATGCAGATATGCAATTTATGATTTCGACTTTGTGACCGAGGAGAATTGCCAGAAAAGCAAGATCTTTTTTATTGCGTG GTCCCCTGACACATCAAGAGTGAGAAGCAAGATGCTCTATGCGAGCTCCAAGGACAGGTTCAAGAGAGAGCTGGATGGCATTCAGGTTGAATTGCAAGCAACTGATCCTACTGAGATGGGCCTTGATGTTATAAGAGGCCGTGCCAATTGA
- the LOC104000915 gene encoding THO complex subunit 4A has product MSSALDMSLDDIIKNNKQSAPGGRGRGRGSGAGPARRVPNRSANRSAPYSVGKAPDSAWQHDMFAAQMGGVPAPAARASSIETGTKLYISNLEYGVSNEDIKELFSEVGDLKRYSINYDRSGRSKGTAEVVFARRADALAAVKRYNNVLLDGKPMKIEIIGMNISTPAAVPQLSNGTFGNSNGASKSTGPGRGSAGWPRSGGRGRGRDRGRGRGRGEPVSAAALDAELDKYHAEAMQTN; this is encoded by the exons ATGTCGAGCGCACTGGATATGTCCCTCGACGACATCATTAAGAACAACAAACAATCGGCGCCCGGGGGGCGTGGACGGGGCCGTGGCTCCGGTGCCGGCCCCGCCCGCCGCGTCCCTAACAGATCGGCGAACCGATCCGCCCCTTACTCTGTCGGGAAG GCTCCGGACTCGGCGTGGCAGCATGACATGTTCGCGGCTCAGATGGGCGGTGTTCCTGCTCCAGCGGCTAGGGCGTCTTCCATAGAGACCGGCACCAAGCTGTATATTTCGAACTTGGAATATGGGGTTTCGAACGAGGACATCAAG GAGCTTTTTTCAGAGGTGGGTGATCTGAAGCGCTATTCAATAAATTATGATAGAAGCGGAAGATCTAAG GGAACGGCTGAAGTGGTATTTGCAAGGCGGGCCGATGCTTTAGCTGCTGTAAAGAGATACAACAATGTGCTGCTTGATGGAAAGCCAATGAAAATAGAAATTATTGGAATGAATATCTCAACACCAGCTGCTGTGCCTCAGTTATCTAATGGCACTTTTGGGAATTCTAATGGTGCTTCCAAAAG CACTGGGCCAGGAAGGGGTTCTGCAGGATGGCCACGAAGTGGTGGCCGTGGAAGGGGGAGGGACCGTGGACGAGGTAGAGGTCGTGGTGAACCAGTATCTGCTGCAGCACTTGATGCTGAGTTGGACAAATACCATGCAGAAGCAATGCAAACCAACTGA
- the LOC104000914 gene encoding ACT domain-containing protein ACR9 — MVAASEDAVVIQPAKRAGEPTVVTVNCPDQTGLGCDLCRAILDFGLYITRGDVSTDGKWCYLVFWVVPRSTSGNIQWPSLKNRLLSLCPPCSIPFYFDMANRPMTSQMYLLKLFSVDRKGLLHDVTKVLCELELTIHRVKVSTTPDGRVVDLFFITDAVELLHTKARQDDTCGRLSAVLGESVNSCEIELAESFQQGFSSLPPAALEELFRLEMSGGEVCSQTLSPEMKRLKKADVNIDNSLSHSHTLIQIHCVDQKGLLYDILRTLKDCSIQVAYGRFLSDKRGSREVDLFVQQSDGKKVIDPDKQDILSSRLKLEMLHPLRVVIANRGPDAELLIANPVELCGKGRPRVFHDVTLALKLLGICIFSAEIGRHTAFGRQWEVYRFLLDDSGELPPANSQARSQIVDRVRRTMMGW, encoded by the exons ATGGTGGCGGCGAGCGAGGACGCGGTGGTCATCCAGCCGGCCAAGCGGGCCGGGGAGCCCACCGTCGTTACCGTCAACTGCCCCGACCAGACCGGCCTCGGGTGCGACCTCTGCCGCGCCATCCTCGACTTCGGCCTCTACATCACTCGAGGAG ATGTATCGACGGATGGGAAATGGTGCTACTTGGTGTTCTGGGTCGTTCCACGTTCGACCTCCGGCAACATCCAATGGCCGAGCTTGAAGAACAGGCTATTGTCTCTTTGTCCACCTTGTTCCATCCCGTTCTACTTTGACATGGCGAATAGGCCCATGACATCACAAATGTACCTTTTGAAGCTGTTCTCTGTCGACCGGAAGGGATTGCTGCACG ATGTCACTAAAGTTCTCTGTGAGCTCGAGCTTACGATTCATCGAGTAAAAGTATCAACAACTCCAGATGGTAGAGTTGTGGACCTTTTCTTTATTACAGATGCCGT ggagTTGTTGCACACAAAAGCAAGACAGGATGATACATGTGGGAGGTTAAGTGCAGTTTTAGGAGAGTCTGTGAATAGCTGCGAGATTGAGCTTGCTGAAAGCTTTCAACAGGGATTTTCTTCTCTTCCGCCAGCTGCATTGGAAGAATTATTTAGGCTGGAGATGTCAGGTGGTGAAGTATGTTCGCAGACACTAAGCCCGGAGATGAAAAGGCTGAAGAAGGCTGATGTAAACATCGACAATTCTTTGAGCCATTCCCACACATTAATTCAAATCCACTGTGTTGATCAGAAGGGCCTCCTCTACGACATTCTTAGGACCTTAAAGGACTGCAGCATTCAG GTAGCTTATGGGCGATTTTTGTCAGACAAGAGAGGCTCACGAGAGGTGGACCTTTTCGTCCAGCAAAGTGATGGAAAGAAGGTAATTGATCCTGACAAGCAGGATATCCTCTCTTCCCGATTGAAGCTAGAAATGCTTCATCCTTTGAGAGTTGTAATCGCCAATCGTGGACCCGATGCTGAACTCCTCATAGCTAATCCTGTCGAATTGTGCGGAAAGGGGAGGCCCCGTGTCTTTCATGATGTCACGCTTGCACTGAAACTGCTCGGAATCTGCATTTTCTCA GCTGAGATTGGCAGGCACACAGCTTTTGGGAGGCAATGGGAGGTTTACAGGTTTCTCTTGGATGACAGTGGGGAGCTGCCACCGGCAAATAGCCAGGCCAGAAGTCAGATTGTGGATAGAGTGAGGCGAACAATGATGGGTTGGTGA
- the LOC104000993 gene encoding cysteine-rich repeat secretory protein 55-like has protein sequence MALFQRLLLLSLLLPLSAAAADSISQYCSKSFKSKQTQANIDHVLADLVARASVGGFATASSGKGASGIYGLAQCRGDVSADDCSTCLADAAKKLPTTACPSQADGRIWYDYCFMRYDNENFVGQSDTSVATILINVENATDPEKFDKKVGVVMGRARADAVAPGNNALGRAKMQFTPYITIYALAQCTRDLQRLTCAQCLSSAVEKFPDYCQYRKGCQVLYSSCMVRYEIYPFYFPLDSTKTTAAVGTYYKATLHP, from the coding sequence ATGGCTTTGTTTCagcgtctcctcctcctctctctcttgcttCCATTATCGGCTGCTGCTGCAGACTCCATCTCGCAGTATTGCAGCAAGAGCTTTAAGAGCAAGCAGACCCAGGCCAACATCGATCACGTCCTCGCCGACCTCGTCGCGAGGGCCTCCGTTGGTGGCTTTGCGACTGCTTCTTCTGGCAAAGGAGCCAGTGGAATCTACGGCCTCGCGCAATGCAGAGGCGACGTCAGCGCGGACGATTGTTCGACGTGCCTGGCGGACGCAGCGAAAAAGCTCCCCACCACCGCATGCCCGAGCCAAGCCGACGGGCGGATCTGGTACGACTACTGCTTCATGCGCTACGACAACGAGAACTTCGTGGGGCAGTCCGACACCAGCGTGGCCACCATTCTCATCAACGTGGAGAACGCGACGGACCCCGAGAAATTCGACAAGAAGGTGGGGGTCGTGATGGGCCGGGCGAGGGCGGACGCGGTGGCGCCGGGGAACAACGCGCTCGGGAGGGCCAAGATGCAGTTCACCCCCTACATCACCATCTACGCGCTGGCACAGTGCACGCGCGATCTGCAGCGGCTGACGTGCGCCCAGTGCTTGTCGTCGGCGGTAGAGAAGTTCCCTGACTACTGCCAATACCGGAAGGGTTGCCAGGTTCTCTACAGCAGCTGCATGGTGCGCTACGAGATCTATCCCTTCTATTTCCCTCTCGACTCCACCAAAACTACTGCCGCAGTTGGTACCTACTACAAGGCCACCTTGCATCCATAG
- the LOC104000912 gene encoding cysteine-rich repeat secretory protein 55-like, whose amino-acid sequence MALFQRLLLLSLLLPLSAAAADSISQYCSKSFKSKQTQANIDHVLADLVARASVGGFATASSGKGASGIYGLAQCRGDVSADDCSTCLADAAKKLPTTACPSQADGRIWYDYCFMRYDNENFVGQSDTSVATILYNVENATDPEKFDKKVGVVMGRARADAVAPGNNALGRAKLQFTPYITIYALAQCTRDLQQLTCAQCLSSAVEKFPDYCQYRKGCRVLYSSCMVRYEIYPFYFPLDSTKTTAAVGTYYKATLHP is encoded by the coding sequence ATGGCTTTGTTTCagcgtctcctcctcctctctctcttgcttCCATTATCGGCTGCTGCTGCAGACTCCATCTCGCAGTATTGCAGCAAGAGTTTTAAGAGCAAGCAGACCCAGGCCAACATCGATCACGTCCTCGCCGACCTCGTCGCGAGGGCCTCCGTTGGTGGCTTTGCGACTGCTTCTTCTGGCAAAGGAGCCAGTGGAATCTACGGCCTCGCGCAATGCAGAGGCGACGTCAGCGCGGACGATTGTTCGACGTGCCTGGCGGACGCAGCGAAAAAGCTCCCCACCACCGCATGCCCGAGCCAAGCCGACGGGCGGATCTGGTACGACTACTGCTTCATGCGCTACGACAACGAGAACTTCGTGGGGCAGTCCGACACCAGCGTGGCCACCATTCTCTACAACGTGGAGAACGCGACGGACCCCGAGAAATTCGACAAGAAGGTGGGGGTCGTGATGGGCCGGGCGAGGGCGGACGCGGTGGCGCCGGGGAACAACGCGCTCGGGAGGGCCAAACTGCAGTTCACCCCCTACATCACCATCTACGCGCTGGCACAGTGCACGCGCGATCTGCAGCAGCTGACGTGCGCCCAGTGCTTGTCGTCGGCGGTCGAGAAGTTCCCTGACTACTGCCAATACCGGAAGGGTTGCCGGGTTCTCTACAGCAGCTGCATGGTGCGCTACGAGATTTATCCCTTCTATTTCCCTCTCGACTCCACCAAAACTACTGCCGCAGTTGGTACCTACTACAAGGCCACCTTGCATCCATAG
- the LOC104000913 gene encoding protein spotted leaf 11: protein MAEEVKATAVVDGRALVERMAKAAEEISAISDYRNAYRKQFCDLSRRMKLLEPMFQELKESKDPIPEQAVRSLVLLKRALDSARELLRLGNEGSKICLVLEREKTTKRFLEVTVHLEQALSEVPFDMLNISDEVREQVELVHAQFKRAKERVDMIDMDLHRDLLSAYNMSTDANVDQSTLRRLAEKLQLLTISDLKQESLALHEMVVASDGDPGEIIEKMSMLLKKVKDFMQTQNPEMGTPTNKGPLPSNERAKPPVIPDDFLCPISLELMKDPVIVATGQTYERESIEKWLQAGHDTCPKTRQRLSNKSLTPNYVLRSLIVQWSEANGIDPPKLPAQTAKSRPTCSSGEHAKVLDLISKLSSRSIDDQRSAAAELRLLARRSAENRLCIAEAGAIPLLVKLLSTLDVHTQENAVTALLNLSIFEDNKERIIISGAVPGIVHVLRRGSMEARENAAATLFSISVVDDYKVRIGNLGAIPPLVSLLREGSPRGKKDAATALFNLCIYQGNKGKAVRAGVVPILVGLLMDPEAGMMEETLAILAILSSHSEGKAAIAAAEALPVLVEVIKSGSPRNKENAAATLLHLCSGEQQQQHLAEAHEKGLMGLMQEMAENGTDRGKRKAAQLIQRMNRFLEQKRVAQAQAQALAKQSGNPALPDFDYR, encoded by the exons ATGGCGGAGGAGGTGAAGGCGACGGCGGTAGTAGATGGGAGGGCTTTGGTGGAGAGGATGGCGAAGGCGGCAGAGGAGATCTCCGCCATCTCTGACTACCGGAACGCGTACAGGAAGCAGTTCTGCGACCTTTCCCGGCGGATGAAGCTGTTGGAGCCCATGTtccaggagctcaaggagagcaaGGACCCGATCCCGGAGCAGGCGGTGCGGTCCCTTGTTCTGCTCAAACGGGCGCTCGATTCCGCTAGGGAGCTCCTCCGGTTGGGGAACGAGGGAAGCAAGATATGCCTG GTTCTGGAAAGGGAGAAAACTACAAAGAGGTTCCTGGAGGTCACTGTTCACCTGGAGCAGGCGCTGAGCGAAGTTCCTTTTGATATGCTAAACATATCAGATGAAGTTAGAGAACAG GTTGAACTTGTGCATGCCCAATTCAAAAGAGCCAAAGAACGGGTTGACATGATCGACATGGATCTACACAGAGATCTTTTATCTGCTTACAACATGAGCACTGATGCCAATGTGGACCAATCAACCCTGCGTAGACTGGCTGAAAAGTTGCAGCTGTTAACTATATCAGATCTCAAACAAGAATCACTAGCATTGCATGAGATGGTAGTTGCGAGCGATGGAGATCCTGGAGAGATAATAGAGAAGATGTCAATGCTGCTAAAGAAGGTAAAGGATTTCATGCAGACTCAGAACCCTGAAATGGGCACACCTACAAATAAAGGCCCTCTCCCGTCCAATGAAAGGGCCAAGCCTCCTGTTATCCCGGATGATTTCCTCTGTCCTATATCCCTGGAGCTAATGAAAGATCCAGTGATCGTGGCTACCGGACAG ACTTATGAACGGGAGTCCATAGAGAAATGGCTTCAGGCAGGACATGACACATGTCCGAAGACTCGACAAAGGCTGTCCAACAAATCCTTGACTCCAAATTATGTGCTGCGCAGCCTTATAGTGCAATGGTCCGAGGCGAATGGTATTGATCCACCCAAGCTCCCTGCTCAGACAGCCAAGTCCCGACCAACCTGCTCATCAGGAGAACATGCTAAGGTTCTTGATCTTATTAGCAAGCTGTCATCACGGAGCATTGATGATCAACGATCAGCTGCTGCAGAGCTCCGCCTCCTTGCACGGCGCAGTGCTGAGAACCGTCTCTGCATAGCTGAGGCTGGTGCCATACCCCTCCTTGTGAAGTTATTATCTACCCTTGACGTGCACACGCAGGAGAATGCTGTTACTGCTCTTCTAAACCTCTCCATATTCGAGGACAACAAGGAAAGGATCATCATCTCAGGAGCTGTGCCTGGAATAGTGCATGTGCTGAGGAGGGGCAGCATGGAAGCACGAGAGAATGCTGCGGCCACACTGTTTAGCATCTCAGTGGTGGATGATTATAAGGTAAGAATCGGTAACTTGGGTGCAATTCCTCCACTTGTTTCTCTGCTCCGTGAGGGCAGCCCAAGAGGCAAGAAAGATGCAGCAACAGCATTGTTCAACCTGTGCATATACCAAGGCAACAAGGGAAAGGCTGTGAGGGCTGGAGTGGTCCCAATACTGGTGGGACTGCTGATGGATCCAGAAGCAGGCATGATGGAAGAGACCCTCGCGATACTTGCAATTCTCTCGAGCCACTCTGAGGGCAAGGCAGCAATTGCAGCTGCTGAGGCGCTGCCTGTGCTTGTGGAGGTGATCAAGAGTGGGTCACCCAGAAACAAGGAGAATGCAGCTGCTACACTGTTGCACCTCTGCAGtggggagcagcagcagcagcatctggCAGAGGCACACGAGAAAGGACTGATGGGTCTAATGCAGGAAATGGCAGAGAATGGGACCGACAGAGGCAAGCGGAAGGCAGCGCAGTTGATCCAGCGCATGAACAGGTTCTTGGAACAAAAGAGAGTGGCTCAAGCTCAGGCTCAGGCACTAGCGAAGCAGTCGGGCAATCCAGCTTTGCCAGATTTTGATTACAGATGA